From the Trifolium pratense cultivar HEN17-A07 linkage group LG4, ARS_RC_1.1, whole genome shotgun sequence genome, the window GCAGGAGGAACAGGCCAAACTacttggaaaggcaaaggaagAGCAGAAAGCACTGATTGACCAACTAAATTCTGCAAAGAGTACTGTCACCAGTTTGGGAAAGGAGCTGAAAAGCGAGAAAAGTTTGATTGCGGAGCTGAAACAACAAATTGACAGACTTGATACTGACATTTCAAAGACTAATACAGATAAGAAAGATCTTGAGAACAATTTGAAAGAAAAGGTAGATGCTAttgaaattttagaaaaaagaaTTAATCTGTTGAGTGAAGACCTCAAGGACAAAGAACTTATTGTTCAGAGTCTGAATTCATCGGTTACAGATAAGGAGTTGGAATTGAGGAATTTGAATTCTTCCTATGACCAAACTAAGGAGGAATTATCCAATGCTCATTTGCATATTCAAGGGTTGAAAGATGAAATGCTAAAAACCCGAGAAGAACTAGAAAGAAAGGATTCCTTAGTGGTGGAACTAAATTCAAGAGTGAGTTCCTTAAACCTTGAGAACAATAACATTAGGAGTGAATATGATGCATTGAAGAAGGAATACAATGACCTAAAGTTAATTTCTGACAATAAGGCTTCTTTGGATGCTAAGGttctaaaagaaaaagaagacgAGCTTCATCAGTTAAAGGATAAATTTGAACTCACGCTAAATGAAACCAGCAAAAGCCAGACTGTCATCGCTGATTTAACCAAAGAGCTAGAAGGTTTAAAGGAGTCGCTAGAGAACGAGTCTAAGAAAGTGAaaaatttgaagtttgaacttgaAGTCACTCAAGAGAATCTTGCAAATTCAAGAAATGATTCTGCTGAACTTGAAAATCAGCTAAGTCAGTCAAATGAATTGTGCACAGAGCTCAAGCTTGAAGTCTCAAAGCTTTCATCCGAGCTCACAGAAGTTAAGGAGTCGCTACAGCATAGACTTGATGATGCAAAACTCGAGGCGGAAAAACTAGCCAAGGAGCACATAACAGTAAGGGAACATTTGAAGAAAGCCGAAGAAGAGCTGCAAAGTACATCCCATGAGCTAACGGCTACTCTTGAAAACCGTGATAGCCTACAGAGAGAATTAATTGAGGTCTACAAAAAGGCTGAAGCCACAGCAGAAAATTTGAAGGAAGAAAAGAAGTTGGTTACTTCTTTGAACAAAGATTTACAAGCTTTGAAGAAGCAAGTGTTGAGCGACAAAGAGTCACGAAAAACTATTGAAATGGATCTTGAGGAGGCTACCAAATCACTTGATGAAATGAACCGAAATTCAGTGATCCTTTCTAGTGAACTAGAGGGGGCTAAATCAGCTATTTCTAGCCTTGAAAACGAGAAAGAGGCTCTTGCCAAGTACCTTACAGAACAAAGAAATGCAAGCAAAGAGGCTCAAGAAAACATTGCAGATGCTCATAACCTCATCACTAGACTTGGCAAAGAGAGGGCGAGTTTAGAGAACAGAGGAAAGAAATTGGAAGAGGAATTGGCTTCTGCCAAGGGTGAAATATTACGGTTGAGAAGTCAGATCAATTCTTCAAAATCAAAAGTTGTTGTTAACAATGAGCTGCAAGTACCGAAAAAAGATGAAGCTGAAACCAACGAAATCCCTGCAAGTCCACGGAAGATTGTTCGAAGAAGAAAGACTAACCCATCATAACCAAGAAAATCGAGAGCTTcatattagaaaaaataaaatcatgatTAGGAGAATGATATTCTGTGATAAATCATTTGGAAGGAAGTTGATATTATTGCACTTTATTCACTTTGGATAAGTTTTGATATTGCAATAGAGTATTGTACAAATGAAATAACACAGTACGAATTGCTGAGCTGAACTTTTAGGATTGTTGATTTGTAATCATTTTCATAATAAcctgaaaaaaaatatgagaatgctaggttgttttttacatTGAACACTGTTGGATGTTCCTTGTTTATCAAGAAAGTCATTATGCATTTACCTTTTATTTTCTGGTAGAGTTATCCTCATGTTATGCAACCTTTGTATGAATGTAATACAAACCAAAAGCATTAAGTTTTTACTAAATATgaaaaacaaacatattaaaaatctaTAGTTTTTTATGGCAAATCTTCAAGTAACTGATATTAAAATTCTACCAGGTTCCCTTTTGATGTTAATTGACATGGATGCTAAAATATTACCAGGTTCATTTAAAGGATGACAGTCAACTTAGTTTCTTAATCAAAATATCTATCTAGAAGGCATCCATAAACACTGATAGACATACAATGCACTCTTGTTGCATCAAAGACAAATATAGAATACTTAAAATTGTGATGTTAAATTCAGGGAAATGATTAATTTGGTTTACATTTTTTAATCTAAAGGACTAATTATCATTATACAATTTTGAAGGACTAAATTGTCGGACCATTACAgtttcaaaggaaaaaaaaaaagtgattcaCTAAGCATCAAGTGCTAAGAAGCATGTGAAATTACAGTTACTACTTGTCTTTTGAAAGATTGCTTCTATGTCATTGCTTCTATAAAAGTATATTCATCTGAAATAGATGCCATCAAAGTGGAAGAATTAAATTTAAAACTACTCTAAATAAATACTTATTAAAAAGTCACGCAACTAATCTGACTCAAAACAAGTGCTTATTAAGAGTgactaatatttttataaaaagaaccggACATCCGAACTCACAAAACCTTCAAATCAGGATTCATCTGCTTTAAATTATTCGAACAAAACAGGGTCATAGTTGAATTGTTTAAATAACTGAACCATTAACAATGCCAATTCACAATTCAACCAATTAAACCGTCTAgattaacttaattttttttacacagattaactaattttttaatagTTACTTTTGTGCTAACTAACTAATAGCAATAACCCTAGATGCAATAAATACAGGTCCAAACAGTACCCATGTTAGTTAAATAAAAGGGGTAAGCCACTATAATTGGTCTATAATGGTGATGGATTTAAATAGTAGGCATAAAGTCCTAGATTAAAACTTCATGCTTTCCTAATCTGCACTACATCACAGTAAACGCTTGAGAAGgacaatttgttcaaattttgctaAATAATGTCttataagttgaaaaaaaaaaggggcataaatcaaactaattgatcaaaataatatttcataTATACATGTAGAATAAAAGAATTGATTGCAGTAGTTAGGCACACTGTACATGATTGATCAACAACAAAGCAGGCCAGCTCACTCGTTGCTTTTGACTCCGAGCAAGTTGCAGGGATCTGCTATCTACACTGATAATATTAAATTGCACATCTTAAAGTTTTGTTTAGTCCTAACCTAGACAATTCCTTAAATATTGAGTTCTAACATCCAGGAGGTACATTCTTGAAGAAGTTGAAATTTCTGACGAGAAGCTATGTTGAAGATAACGTGCATCTTTTTGCGAAATTCTGTTGCATCTTCCTTGCACTTAAATGAGCCTGCACATGCACATTGCTCAGCCAAATGTGCAGCTTTCACCTGATTGCACCTGACACAAACAAGATCTTGCAAGTGGTATTGCCGCTCCCTTTGTCGTGCAATCTGAAGAAGAGCATTCTCCATCACCTCACGGTCATAAGGCTGGCCACACTGAGGTACAGCACAATGCCACTCTTCGGTCAATAAAGTCGGATCACGGCACAAGTCCAAATCTCTGCAGTCATTACAATAGCTGGCCCAGAAAAGAAAGGACAAAGTGTGATTATGGAAGTGTTGTTTTATAGACCATGAATAACTTTGTTGTATCCAACATATACGAAGACGACAAAAGCATCATCACTAAGAGTCCAACTAATGATAATATTATGAAAGTTAATGGCCGGCCattattaaacaaaattataaattccaaagcaaaaaaaaaagatacaactGTGCGATGAGGTGATATGAAAATGCCTTGAGTTGTAAGAAAGGGTGCAATGTGAAAATGCCTTCACCTTCACAGTTAATTTcaaattgattattttacctATAATCTTTCTTAAGCAAAGAAATTCACACAAATTACAAATCTGGGCCCCAAATAGTTCAAAACATTCACTGATATTATAATCAGTTAATGATTTccattgaataaaaaatattaaacatgaACTACCAATGCCATTGATAttccaaaaaatttaaacaaatctGTTGTATTCTTTATCATTCATTTAATAGTCAAAAACCTATAAATTCTTACCTGCAGATAACATTAGGTAATGTGAAGGAATGACAAGGATCGTGAAACTCTGCTTCTGGAGCAAACTCCCTGACACGaacatattttaataaatttttcctCATGACCTGCCACATGAAAGACACAATCAGAACTATCACTTCGTTCACCAAGATATATAGAAGTTCAACGGCCAATGAAAATATAAGCCCTTCACTTAAACTATTAAAGCAATGCATGCAAGCTAGCTATATCACTTCTACTTTATCTTGTTTCTTCATTGGGCCGGGGATTAAGAATTAAGCAATGCTCAAATTCAGCTTTGTTCTTCACATTCTAAGCAACATGTCTTAAATATCTTATAAATGTTTATTTAGGATGAAATTTCTTTTATGTGCAAAAGTGAAGTACGCAATCAGCAGTGGCGGTACTTATTTGTAGTACCGTTAGGTATTTTCTATCACAACAATGAAACAAATAAGGCAATGCAAATCCAGTATGTTATAGTTGTTCGTTTTGACTTCAAAGTAATCCCAAAAAACATGCAGAAttctaaaaatatgaaaactTAGAAACTCGGTTTTCACCGTGTCAAATGCCAACACAAGAATCAAACAACTATCAATAACTCAAACAGAATAATCTCTTCAATCTCTGTGAATAATACATGcatattacaaataaatatgttATAGACTTCTAGACATACAAGTATTCAAACATAAGACCATAATGCAGAAGAGCCAAAagtgtataatatattaattaaatatattaattataatgaTGTAGATTGCAAGACCcactttataattttattttgggttttatATCCGTAAATAGGGTTTTAAATTTGGGAATGTTTTAGTCTTATTTAGGATTTAggattttattcaaattttggaTTATCTTATTCTAGCTTAGAATACGAAAGGTCATTAAGTTGTTTGCCTTAGTGGGGGTCTGTAAATAGGCCTTCAGTGTAAACGTTTAGACGCTTTTGAAGATTATATGATCTACAGCATTTCCTAAAAGAATATGTAAGTTTGAGCTAGAGGATTATTCCACACCTACGGCTAAAGGAGTTCTTTAGATGAGTTCGGCCAAGAGGAGAACTCTTGAATTACATGacaatttgagaaaaaaagtaTTACATGAACATCATGCTGCACACTTTGGTCGAGGGCAAGGACGGCACAGACATGCTTGATAAACTCCAAGGCTGCATCTCCTCTATGGAGATCACCCGCAAGTTGAGGAAGGCCAGATGATGTACTCGGATCATTTTCTGATCTGCCCATCCCCTTCATATGAAGAACAATATCACGAACAACTCCAAGGAGTTTGTCAGTGAAGTAAGAGCTAATCTGTTGAGTAGAACGCAAAATGTAAGAattcattaataatttaaatcaaGAAACTGTGCCACTTCAACTCCATATGCTGCCATTGTCATACCTGCTCTTTAATATATTCAGTTATTTCTGATTCGAAAGCCTCTGCTGCTCCAATATTAATTGATGGGGTGCAGGAGTCTCCACTCAGCACTGAAGCCCTGATTGCTGCTTGTTTTCGTGCATAGTTCCAAGGAATATACATGAATTGAGAAACTATGAAAACATAATGGTCCTGCAGAAAACACCACAATATAACCAAAGAAACTCAGACATCAAGCATGCAAAATAGTGCCTGTTTTAAATGAATAACCTTTGAAATCCATTGAGTCGATCTTCCCATTGCATTTAGTTCTTTATTCGAGTTAAAATTCATACTAGGTAACttacttggattttttttggcaaGTATTCGGCAATATTCCAACTTGATATTATGTCAACTTGAGACTCATCATCCATGGCTTCATCAGACTTTGCTGGTATTCCACCGTAGTTATActagaagagagaaaaaaacgaTAGTTTAAGCAATATATTATTGCATGAAGGTTTGGAGTAAATAAAGGAAAACTCAAGTGATGGCAAGATTGCATAACTAAATCCATTTTAAATAGCCTGAAGAAACTACATTAAAGTTTCATAGGAGTATATGGTAAAATATTGATGTTCACGGTGAATTGATTCATCAATTTGGTCACCAACATAGAGCGTTTAATATAGAACATGAGATCTTTTTTTTACGTATAAACATGAGTTCCTAACTTGAAATATTTGCATATAAGAGTATATAGTAAGCTGTTGTAATGCTATACCCACTGGGTGTATAGGTTAAGAGTTCTACGTTCACCTCACATTATTGAATTTCCTAGTTcaattctatttttaaaaagtgcCTGACAAACCTGTTCTCATTTATAAATATCTATGACAAACTAGTCCCCAGACAAGTCTAAAGGCAATTCACAAAAgctttataaataaattaaggacCTAAATAGTATCTTCCAACCAAAAACCAACAGGGG encodes:
- the LOC123921720 gene encoding MAR-binding filament-like protein 1-1 gives rise to the protein MSFVVGGGATATLHSLPLLYPPFLYSSSSRHRNTKPHRRVPVVCCSRQKQDPICNKRTFLFMGVAVLPFLDFNPVSALERIIPSPNKSEVKIPEDKKQAEIASEMEKPSNSIVSLLNGIGIVSSGLLGALYALAQKEKSAAVATIETVSNKLKEKEEQIISLKNIYELKLSNEQEEQAKLLGKAKEEQKALIDQLNSAKSTVTSLGKELKSEKSLIAELKQQIDRLDTDISKTNTDKKDLENNLKEKVDAIEILEKRINLLSEDLKDKELIVQSLNSSVTDKELELRNLNSSYDQTKEELSNAHLHIQGLKDEMLKTREELERKDSLVVELNSRVSSLNLENNNIRSEYDALKKEYNDLKLISDNKASLDAKVLKEKEDELHQLKDKFELTLNETSKSQTVIADLTKELEGLKESLENESKKVKNLKFELEVTQENLANSRNDSAELENQLSQSNELCTELKLEVSKLSSELTEVKESLQHRLDDAKLEAEKLAKEHITVREHLKKAEEELQSTSHELTATLENRDSLQRELIEVYKKAEATAENLKEEKKLVTSLNKDLQALKKQVLSDKESRKTIEMDLEEATKSLDEMNRNSVILSSELEGAKSAISSLENEKEALAKYLTEQRNASKEAQENIADAHNLITRLGKERASLENRGKKLEEELASAKGEILRLRSQINSSKSKVVVNNELQVPKKDEAETNEIPASPRKIVRRRKTNPS